Genomic DNA from Nitratidesulfovibrio vulgaris str. Hildenborough:
GCCACGTTCCGCGACCTGTTCCAGCCGATGGGGCATAGGCGCGAAGGTGGCGACAGCCTGAAGCGCATTCTCGAGGGTGACCCCGAATTCGCGCGCCGCCGTCCATGCCGCTTCCGCGTTGGCACGGTTGTGGGCCCCGAAGAGACGACTCTCTGCGAACCTGTCGGTAGCCCGGAACGTCACGCGCCGGGCCTTCACGCCGTATCTGTCCACCAGCGGGGCAAGCCCCTCGCCGAACACAGCAAGGTCGTCCTCGTCCTGACAACGGAAGAGTCTGAACTTGGCATCGATGTATTCCTGCATGTCGGCGTGGTAGTCGAGGTGGTTCGCCGTGATGTTGAGAAGCATGGCGACCCGTGGCCTGAAGGTCGAACAGGTCTGCAACTGGAAACTCGAAATCTCGATCACCAGCACGTCTGCCCGCTTGCCCTCAAGCACGTACTCGCACAACGGCGTGCCGATATTGCCGCCGAGGAATACCGACAGCCCCTGCGTACGCAGCATGTGGGCGCAAAGACTGACCGTGGTGGTCTTGCCACTGGTGCCGGTGACGGCGATGACGGGCTCACCCGAGAGTTCACGCCATGCGAGTTCCATCTCCGCCATGACCTCCGGGCCTCCCGTGGCTGGCAGATAGGGTCGCAATGTCGCGACAGCCACGCCGGGGCTGGGCACGACAACGGCGGCATCCGCGAAATGCGCGGCGTCATGGGCCCCGCAGACGATTTCGACACCCGCGCCGGCGGCCCACTCCGCAAAGGTGGCGGGCACGTTGGCGGCATCGCGCTCGAGTACGCGCACCCGCGCGCCCTTGGCATGAAGGAGACGCGCCGCAGCGACGCCCGAACGCCCGGTGCCGACCACCACGGCGATGTCACCCGGCCTGATACCTCTGGTCTTTTCCTTGTCGCACGTCATGACGTCTTCTCGCGGTTACCGCAGCTTGAGAACCGAAAGGGCTATGAGCCCGAGCAATGCCGAGGTTATCCAGAAACGGATGATGATCTTCGATTCCGGGATGCCCTGCAGTTCGAAATGATGGTGCAACGGGGCCATGCGGAAGATGCGCTTGCCGCCGCTGAACTTGAAGTAGCCCACTTG
This window encodes:
- the murD gene encoding UDP-N-acetylmuramoyl-L-alanine--D-glutamate ligase; translation: MTCDKEKTRGIRPGDIAVVVGTGRSGVAAARLLHAKGARVRVLERDAANVPATFAEWAAGAGVEIVCGAHDAAHFADAAVVVPSPGVAVATLRPYLPATGGPEVMAEMELAWRELSGEPVIAVTGTSGKTTTVSLCAHMLRTQGLSVFLGGNIGTPLCEYVLEGKRADVLVIEISSFQLQTCSTFRPRVAMLLNITANHLDYHADMQEYIDAKFRLFRCQDEDDLAVFGEGLAPLVDRYGVKARRVTFRATDRFAESRLFGAHNRANAEAAWTAAREFGVTLENALQAVATFAPMPHRLEQVAERGGVLYVNDSKCTTVSALRVALEAFDRPVLLLAGGKFKGGDLEGLIPLVRERVRAVMLFGASREVFEAAWRDVVPMTWDATLEEAVRRAASAARQGEVVLMAPATASFDLFRNYGHRGDVFRAAVESLA